One Triticum dicoccoides isolate Atlit2015 ecotype Zavitan chromosome 5B, WEW_v2.0, whole genome shotgun sequence genomic window carries:
- the LOC119306451 gene encoding tryptophan synthase alpha chain-like — MAFALKASPSTSSTATSLSHPMRQRHAAAVPVATRRGRLVVRAVAAVTPPAPAARRASQSAAGERGLSVAEAMSRVRANGKTAFIPYITAGDPDLATTAEALRLLDSLGADVIELGMPFSDPSFDGPVIQASAARALAAGATTDAVMSMLKEVTPELSCPVVIFSYFNPIVRRGTGNFAAAAKEAGVKGLIIPDLPYDEIHGFRKETAENKLELILLTTPATPLERMKEITKASEGFVYLVSVVGVTGARATVNPRVKDLLQEIRQVTDKAVAVGFGISTPEHVSQIAGWGADGVIIGSAMVKQLGEANSPKEGLNRLEVYARSLKNALP; from the exons ATGGCTTTCGCGCTCAAGGCGTCCCCCTCCACGTCCTCCACGGCTACGTCGCTGAGCCACCCGATGCGCCAACGGCATGCGGCAGCCGTGCCGGTGGCCACGCGGCGGGGCAGGCTTGTGGTCCGAGCGGTCGCGGCGGTGACCCCGCCCGCGCCTGCTGCGAGGCGCGCGTCGCAGTCCGCGGCCGGCGAGCGCGGCCTTTCGGTGGCGGAGGCCATGTCTCGGGTCAGGGCGAATGGCAAG ACGGCGTTTATCCCGTACATCACCGCCGGCGACCCCGACCTGGCAACCACGGCGGAGGCGCTCAGGCTCCTCGACTCGCTCGGCGCCGACGTCATCGAGCTCGGCATGCCCTTCTCAGACCCCTCCTTCGACGGGCCGGTGATCCAGGCCTCCGCGGCGCGGGCGTTGGCCGCCGGCGCGACCACGGACGCCGTGATGTCGATGCTCAAGGAGGTGACGCCGGAGCTGTCCTGCCCCGTGGTCATCTTCTCTTATTTCAACCCCATTGTGCGCCGTGGGACGGGGAACTTCGCTGCCGCTGCCAAAGAAGCCGGTGTCAAAG GTCTTATCATACCTGACCTTCCATACGACGAGATACACGGTTTTAGGAAAGAAACCGCCGAGAACAAACTAGAACTG ATTCTCCTTACAACACCAGCTACACCATTAGAGAGGATGAAAGaaatcacaaaagcttcagaagggtTTGTTTACCTT GTAAGTGTCGTTGGAGTTACAGGAGCCCGGGCAACGGTAAACCCACGTGTCAAGGATCTTCTTCAGGAGATTAGACAG GTCACTGACAAGGCAGTGGCGGTCGGCTTTGGCATATCAACCCCGGAACATGTTAGCCAG ATTGCTGGTTGGGGTGCAGATGGAGTGATCATTGGCAGTGCAATGGTGAAACAGTTAGGTGAAGCAAATTCTCCAAAAGAAGGATTAAATAGGCTAGAAGTATATGCCAGAAGTTTGAAGAATGCACTCCCATGA